One Sporomusaceae bacterium ACPt DNA window includes the following coding sequences:
- the gcvPB gene encoding putative glycine dehydrogenase (decarboxylating) subunit 2: protein MKKNKELIFEMSKPGRRAVDLPACDVPAAAIEDLIPARFLRKEPAALPEVSQLDLMRHYTGLSQRNFGVDSGFYPLGSCTMKYNPKINEDACRLPGFASVHPLQDSETVQGALEILHNMEKYLAEIAGMDAVTMQPVAGAHGELTGLKLIRAYHRHRGENRTKVIVPDSAHGTNPASAAVCGLDIVEIKSHADGSIDLAALKSAVGADTAALMLTNPSTLGLFETNIKAIAQIVHDAGGLLYYDGANANAIMGITRPGDMGFDVVHFNLHKTFSTPHGGGGPGSGPIGVKQALIPFLPTPVIVREGGSFRLEEDRPLSIGKVHSFYGNFGVIVRAYAYIRAMGPDGLKLASEDAVLNANYCLSQLKEDFYAPFDRFCMHECIVTSKYQKPYGIRTLDIAKRLLDYGYHPPTIYFPLIVEEAMMIEPTETESKETLDGFIAAMRRIAREAQEDVSLITGAPRTTVVGRLDEAAAARKPVVKWQG from the coding sequence ATGAAAAAAAACAAAGAGTTAATATTTGAAATGAGCAAACCCGGCCGGCGCGCTGTTGATCTGCCTGCCTGCGATGTGCCGGCAGCGGCCATAGAAGATTTGATTCCTGCCCGGTTTCTCAGAAAAGAGCCGGCCGCACTGCCGGAAGTCAGCCAACTTGATCTCATGCGGCATTACACCGGCCTGTCCCAACGCAATTTCGGCGTAGACTCCGGCTTTTATCCGCTGGGTTCCTGCACTATGAAATACAATCCCAAAATTAATGAGGACGCCTGCCGCCTGCCTGGTTTTGCATCAGTGCATCCTTTGCAGGACAGTGAAACAGTGCAGGGAGCGCTGGAAATCCTTCATAACATGGAAAAATATCTGGCCGAGATTGCCGGGATGGATGCCGTCACCATGCAGCCGGTGGCCGGCGCTCACGGCGAACTTACCGGCCTTAAGCTTATCCGGGCCTACCACCGGCACCGGGGCGAGAACCGCACCAAGGTCATTGTGCCTGATTCGGCCCATGGCACCAACCCGGCCAGTGCGGCGGTATGCGGGCTGGATATTGTGGAAATCAAGTCTCATGCTGACGGCTCCATCGACCTGGCGGCGCTTAAATCAGCCGTGGGTGCCGATACAGCTGCGCTTATGCTGACCAATCCCAGCACCTTGGGCTTGTTCGAAACCAACATCAAAGCGATTGCCCAAATTGTTCATGATGCCGGCGGGCTGCTTTACTATGACGGGGCCAACGCCAACGCCATCATGGGCATTACCCGTCCCGGGGATATGGGCTTTGACGTAGTCCATTTTAACCTGCATAAAACCTTTAGTACGCCCCATGGCGGCGGCGGCCCCGGCTCTGGTCCCATCGGCGTCAAGCAAGCCCTCATTCCTTTTCTGCCAACGCCGGTCATTGTCCGGGAGGGCGGCAGTTTCCGGCTTGAGGAGGATCGGCCGTTGTCCATCGGCAAAGTTCATTCCTTCTACGGGAACTTTGGCGTCATTGTCCGGGCTTACGCCTACATCCGGGCCATGGGGCCGGACGGCCTGAAACTTGCCAGTGAGGATGCCGTTCTCAACGCTAACTATTGTCTCAGCCAGCTTAAAGAAGATTTTTATGCTCCGTTCGATCGCTTCTGTATGCATGAATGCATTGTCACTTCCAAGTATCAAAAACCTTACGGTATCCGCACCTTGGATATAGCCAAACGCCTGCTGGACTACGGGTATCATCCGCCGACTATATACTTTCCGCTCATTGTTGAGGAAGCCATGATGATAGAGCCTACCGAAACCGAAAGCAAGGAAACACTGGACGGCTTCATTGCTGCCATGCGCCGTATTGCCCGTGAAGCCCAAGAGGATGTTTCGCTCATTACCGGTGCTCCCCGAACAACAGTGGTGGGCCGCCTTGATGAAGCGGCGGCAGCCCGTAAACCGGTGGTAAAATGGCAAGGTTAG